DNA sequence from the Vicia villosa cultivar HV-30 ecotype Madison, WI linkage group LG3, Vvil1.0, whole genome shotgun sequence genome:
ACTGATATGTTCTGCTAACAGAGTTACCAATGAGGCTTTGCAGTCAAGAACCGAACATAATTTTCTAATAAGTATTGAGATATGATCTGGATCTCTCCTGCTATTGTCCTTGTTCTGTAATTCGGAGAGTTCTTGCATGTGTTCTTAATAAAACACCAGGTTTCTATCACAAAAATATGGTTGATAAACAAAACCGTGTAATAATAATATGGTGCTGTGCACCCAAGTAAGCATGAAGCCATGGACTTCCAAATATTACATGTACATACTCTGATTGTATTGTGTacatatttaaacaaaaatatattatatgatTCCTACAAAAAAAACATGCAAATATCAAACTATAGCCATCGGTACAAGTATTTATTTGACTTCATGAGAATACAATATGTCAGTGTACTTCCAACCAAGAAAAGTCTGACTAAACATGATTTAATGACGTGCAATCGACCATACTAATGCTTTTTTCATCATCATTCAAGAAATGGAAGAAATCACGCAGTGGCAGCAGCAGCGGAGGCTTTTTTAGCTTCATAGTCTTTAACAGCTGCTTTTATAGCATCCTCAGCAAGCATGCTGCAGTGAAGCTTAACTGGTGGGAGTGAAAGATGCTTTGCAATCTCACTGCAGAACATTCACTATGTGTCAATTTAAAACTAACAAGACCAAAATATTATTCATGGAAAAATTGCTTAAGGTAAAATTATCATCTAGTAAGAATAAATCAGAGATAAGCACAGCGGAAAAAGTAAAAGATCCAAAACATAATAACAGCAAAAGATGCAAATGTTCTTAAGAAGCAATATATCCATAATTCATTAACtagtcatcataaaaaaggagaTAAGAACAAGAAGAATAAGAAAGATGATATACAATGTCACAGCAGGACATTATTTATGTGTCACTTCAAAAACTGGCAGGACCAAAACTATTAATCATGGAAGCAAGCATTGCTTAAGCTAGAATCATCTATAAAGATTAAATCCTAGAGATGGGCACATAGCACAAACCAAAAGGTCCAAAACATAACAGCAAAGATGCAAATATTCTTAAGCAATGCTTTGCAATCTCACTGCAGGACATTAATCACGTGTCACTTCAAAAACTAACAGGACCAAAACAATTAATCATGGAGGCATTGCTTAAGCTAGAATCACCTTGTAACTTGTAAGATTAAATTCAAGAGACTGGCAGGATTCTGAATACAATACAATTTTGAATGGAAAAGACCCAAAGCACAACAACAAAATATCATTCATTAACTTGTTCTCATCaatacatacaacaacaacaacaacaaccacgaTAACCAACCCTTATCCCACTAAGTagggtcggctacatggatcaactttcacCATTCTATGTTTCTATCCAATCGTTACTTGACACTAATCTTCCAACACCAACCATTAACAACCCAAATATTCTACAAACAACCAGTATCCTTGCTAGCTGAAGGTGAAGAATTACAAAAGTCTAgaactttaaattttaaatttgcaGAAAAGGGAAAAGTGAAAGGGAAAAATTGAATAAAACTTGCGATAACCCAGAATTGTTTCTATGCTAATTATGGCAACATACTAGTATTTTGTTACTTTTATGAATACCCAACCTTCTCAAGGGTATAACTATTCTTCATCCAATATCAGATAcaaaaaatatcaataaataaataaatcaataatacAAGTTGATTCCAGAACCAAAACACAAACTTGCAACAAAagtttaaagaaattaaaattcggGAACTTACGTGTTCTTAATGGTCAAAACCTCTTCCATTTGCTTTCCCTTAACCCATTCAGTAGCTGCAAACCAAGAATTAGaatcataataattaattaataacaatTAACAATATCATAGTCGCAATCATCAAATTCCAGGAGAATGAACAAAcaattagattaaaaaaaattaaaataaaaattcaaacacCACAATAGGaacaaaccctaaaccctaaataaaaaaccaatttttcCGTTTCCTCTCACAAAACCAACACAAACAAAACAACCTACCGACGGATGAGGAAGCAATGGCGGACCCGCATCCAAAGGTTTTAAAGCGAGCATCGACGATTTTTCCGGTGACCTCATCAACCTTAATCTGGAGCTTCATAACATCACCACACGCGGGTGCTCCGACAAGACCGGTACCAACCGTCGGGTCGTTCTTGTCGAAGGATCCAACATTCCGGGGATTGTCGTAATGATCCACCACCCTCTCGTGGTAGAATCGTGGAAGAACCCTAACGGCGGGACTTGGCGCTTCAAACGACGCCGTTCCCACGAGTCTCTTTGCGCATGCTGCGATTCTTAGCATTTTTTCTTttccgttttttttttttggggggTT
Encoded proteins:
- the LOC131661763 gene encoding iron-sulfur cluster assembly protein 1-like isoform X1, which translates into the protein MLRIAACAKRLVGTASFEAPSPAVRVLPRFYHERVVDHYDNPRNVGSFDKNDPTVGTGLVGAPACGDVMKLQIKVDEVTGKIVDARFKTFGCGSAIASSSVATEWVKGKQMEEVLTIKNTEIAKHLSLPPVKLHCSMLAEDAIKAAVKDYEAKKASAAAATA
- the LOC131661763 gene encoding iron-sulfur cluster assembly protein 1-like isoform X2, which produces MLRIAACAKRLVGTASFEAPSPAVRVLPRFYHERVVDHYDNPRNVGSFDKNDPTVGTGLVGAPACGDVMKLQIKVDEVTGKIVDARFKTFGCGSAIASSSVATEWVKGKQMEEVLTIKNTEIAKHCLRIFASLLLCFGPFGLCYVPISRI